In Anomaloglossus baeobatrachus isolate aAnoBae1 chromosome 3, aAnoBae1.hap1, whole genome shotgun sequence, one genomic interval encodes:
- the LOC142297248 gene encoding speedy protein 1-A-like yields MAMRKQKSELIALYDAECSQSTTQEDAKRKKKMDEDIPQPEEWAAFFPLLANQFEEDEPYHRKIYRWALGWTWTMKKDRLLHLREVFFARMGFRTWVDRATCDLIMAQDPNHWVWKRDRNVHHSWAVRWFRRDTALSCSLCKGPVTHNDLPAIPKTMRPDRDRRTSLFSLIEYLNMDQYEGKSSAR; encoded by the exons CTCACAGTCTACCACCCAGGAAGATGCCAAGAGGAAGAAGAAGATGGACGAAGACATCCCACAGCCTGAAGAGTGGGcagctttcttccctctccttg CCAATCAGTTTGAAGAGGACGAGCCATATCACCGAAAGATCTACCGCTGGGCCCTCGGATGGACATGGACTATGAAGAAGGATCGGCTCCTACACTTACGTGAAGTGTTCTTCGCCAGGATGGGTTTTCGCACTTGGGTGGATCGGGCCACCTGTGATCTG ATCATGGCACAAGACCCTAACCATTGGGTATGGAAGAGAGACAGGAACGTCCATCACAGCTGGGCAGTACGGTGGTTCAGGAGGGATACTGCCTTATCCTGCTCtctgtgtaaaggcccagtcacacacaacgacttaccagcgatcccgaaaacgatgcgacctgatagggatcgcag GACCTCTCTATTTTCATTGATTGAATATCTAAATATGGACCAATATGAAGGAAAATCCTCAGCTCGCTAA